The following proteins come from a genomic window of Diadema setosum chromosome 20, eeDiaSeto1, whole genome shotgun sequence:
- the LOC140243232 gene encoding uncharacterized protein, translated as MAGTNSNTQSTTKIPTVLWAQRDDCLLLTIEVPKAVEEDITFEPEKVHLKCKGGQENEQYELKFEFHKDINPQTSKYKVQGRHIDMLVKKKEAGPYWPRLTKESKKQHWLRTDFNRWKDEDESDDEFGGGDDRGLNEMLANMGNMGDMGGMGMGDMGSMGETGGGESDDSDDEEIPELEDTDGKEGEGRSE; from the exons ATGGCGGGGAC GAACAGCAACACACAGAGTACAACCAAAATTCCCACAGTCTTATGGGCCCAGAGAGATGACTGCCTGCTGCTTACTATAGAAGTTCCAAAAGCTGTGGAGGAGGACATAACATTTGAACCAGAAAA AGTGCACTTAAAGTGTAAAGGAGGACAAGAGAATGAACAGTATGAACTAAAATTTGAGTTCCATAAAGACATCAATCCACAG ACCTCAAAATACAAGGTCCAAGGTAGACACATTGACATGCTGGTTAAGAAGAAGGAAGCAGGTCCATATTGGCCAAGGCTCACGAAGGAATCAAAAAAG CAACATTGGCTGCGCACAGACTTCAACCGATGGAAGGACGAGGATGAGTCTGATGATGAGTTTGGAGGTGGTGATGATAGGGGTCTAAATGAG ATGTTAGCCAACATGGGGAACATGGGTGATATGGGTGGCATGGGCATGGGTGACATGGGGTCGATGGGAGAGACTGGCGGCGGGGAGTCAGACGACAGCGATGATGAAG AGATCCCAGAGCTGGAGGACACTGACGGAAAGGAGGGAGAGGGAAGGTCCGAATAA